TATATCAAAATTTATTGCTCCATTTATTTTATTTAATTCCAATACATCAACAACTTTAAATTTACTTTTCTTACTAAAATAAAACCCCCAGACTTTTTATCATCCAGAGGTCTTTATAGAAAAAATTTTACTGTATTTAGTTATAATATCTTTAGAACACTGCTTTAAGCATTATTCCTGTTCTGTAGTCATCCCCTTTATCATTTCCTGTTGAATATTCACCTGTCAAAAATAAACCATATCTGTCTTCGGCAGCTATTCCCAACATTCCTTTTGTTCTGAAAGTCCCTTTTTCATCCTGCGGTTTTGCCAGCTTGTGATAATTATCTTCTATTGCTGTTAATCTTGCATTCTCTCTCTCATTTAAGTCTGCAAGTTCATATTCATAAGCAAAATCCAAAGTTCCCTTTAACTGCCATGCTGCCTTGCTTCCCAGCGGCAGTGAACCTGTTAATTCCACTCCTGCTCTCGGCTTTACGCTCCATGCATCATTTCCTTCTATTTCAAGAGATTCCAAACCGCTTTCACTAAATGTCGGTCTTGTTACATACATTGCCCTGAATGCTCCATAAGGCATTATGCTTAATCCCTTGCTTAAATCAAAGTTTTTCCCCAGAATATTGTCACTTGTTATACTGTATGTTTCATATGTTCCATTCATTTCAGATTTTCCAAGTGATGATCCCCAGTCTATATTTCTGTCTACATTATGAAAACTCACTCTTCCTGTAAGATCGTTTCTTAATACCCAGTCATTTGCTTTGTATTTATTATGCACTCCCAGCTGAATTGTGTCTGCTTTTTCTTCGCTGTCATTTCCGTCTTTGAATTCAAAGCCTGTGTGCAGGTATCCCAGTGAATAACCAAATGTATGTCTGTAAGTTCTCTCTACTTCTCTCAAAGCCAGAACCCCCGCTGTTGTGTAGTCATAAGGAGTAACCCCGTCTGTCTCTTCTTTATTTTTACCTTTTCCGCCTATAACACTAATTTTCACATTCTCTTTTGTATTATTAGGTGATTCATGCAAAGTAAGCATTGAATTTTCTAATGTTCTGGCTATATCATTCTCTCTCTGGTTCATATTTGCATATGTATTTCCTGCGAGACTTCCCATTATATGTCTGAATTCTTCTTCTGTTTCTATATAGCCTGTTTTATTGTAAATTTTCATTGCATCCCCTGTAGAACCAAGAAATTTTTCCTCAAGAGCATTTCCAAAGTCTTCAAACCACAATCCGTCAGTATAAGTGGTGAAACTTTTTCTTTCCATATAGACATTTGCCCCTGTTCCTGTAGCTTCCGGAGTTGCTTCCCATAATAACGAACCGCTTACAAATTCATAATTTCCGCCTGAAGCCACTACTGCATTTTCTATTTTATATACATTGGCATTTGTGCCGTCGGCAAATCCCGGAAGTATTACTATAGGTTTATTAGTAGTCAGTGTATCAGCTATTATTGAAGTTCCATTTGCCACAAACTGTGAACCTGAAGATACTGTTGACTGGTAAACCACACTTTCAGGATTTACTTTTATTGCCAGTGATATACCATCCGCTGCTAATGCTCCGTCTGACTGAATTATTCCTCCGTTTATTATGCTCGGTATTTTGTAAGTTTCTCCTGCCATACCTGATATAACTGCGTTCGATCCCAGAACCAATGTTCCGTTATTCTCAAAAGTCGAACCTGCTCCTAATAAAAACGCTGTACTCTTATCACCGGTTGCTCCTGACATATTTATTGATCCATTGTTCACTGCATGGGAATTTATGTTGGCAAACATTCCGGAAACATTATTTCCTGTCATTATTATGTCTCCGTTATTTATAATTGTTCCGTTTTTATTAGCCACCATTCCTATTGAGTCGTCGCCCGTCATTGTTATTGTAGTCCCCAGAGCATTTTCCACTGTTCCGTTATCTACGAATAACCCGACTGCACCTTTTCCTGTTCCTGTTATATTTCCTTGATTTACTACTGATACCGGATTATTTCTTGTATACAATCCTATTCCGTTCTCGCCTATATTTGTTGCACCGGTATTATTTATATAAGAACCGTCTCCGTATATTCCCACTGCATAACCGCTGTTATCATAATCCACAGAGCCGTCAGATTTATAAGCCAGAACAGAATCGCCTACACTTATAGTTCCTGTATTAGTAATAGTACCATTTTTATTATATATTCCAATATTGGATTTTCCTGCAGTACCGTTTATATCAGCAGCATTATTTGCAGTTCCTCCGGAAACCATGAAAATCCCTATATTACTGTCACCGGACATGTTTATATCTGCTCCGGCATAGTTATTTACAGTATTCGCTCCGGCTGAATACACAGCTGTTCCTTTTCCGTTTAATGAGAGTAATCCGTAATTGTCCAGAACAGATCCTGTTTCCAGTATAAACCCATATGCTCCAGCACCTATAACAGTGGTATTTGTACTATTGTTAGTAATATGTGTCCCGTTAGTCCCGTAGATACCTACTGATTCATTTGACCCTACCTCTGTATAACTCGCTGTTCCCAGAGTAACCGTACCGCCTTTAGTATATATTCCTGTTCCTGATTCCCCTGTTTTTAATATATTATTCTGATTTACTGCTGCACCTTCTGCGTATATTCCTATTGAATTTTTTCCTGTCTCTATAGTTCCCGTATTCGTAATTGTATCACCGGCAGTATTGGAGTATATTCCTATACCCGGATCATTTAAATCTGATGATGCACCTATTTTTACAGTTCCGCTGTTTGAAATAGAGTTAACAGCTCCTGTTTTATAGATTCCAACAGACTTATCGCCTGACAGATCTATCAAACCGCTGTTTACCACAGGATTTAATACATTATCAGCAAAAATTCCTACGTTATTTATCCCTGAACTGATTATTGAACCGCCGTTATTTATTGTATCACCATTTTTTAGGTACATCCCCTGAGAATTATTACCAATTGTTATTGTACCTGTATTTATAATACTTGAAGATGCACCTTCGGTATAAATTCCTGTAGAGTCATTTCCTACTGTTATTATATGTGTATTTTCAAATCTTGCACCATTTTTCCCGTAAAGTCCTGCTGAACTGTCTCCTAAAACAATTAATCCGTCATTCTTTCCATCTACTCCCGGTGTAATAGGTGATCCCCCGGTATACTGCCCGTCTAATGCCACAGCTACTACTCCTGTTGCTCCGGCTTCAGATGTTATATCCGAGCTTGAGTTCAGATAAATATTCGTATATTTCCCGTTTAACATTGTTCCGTTTGTAGCCAGTAATGCAGATGAACCGTAAGTCATCTTACCGTTTACCAGACTTCCCAGTGTATAATTAGAACCAGCTGTAACTGTCCCTACTGTTATACCGCTGAAATCTATACTTGTACTATTTGAGTTTATGTTAAATAACGTAACATTCTGACCATCTATATTAATGGTTCCGGTTCCTGCGAAAGAAGAAGTATTTCCATCTATGTAGTATCCCAGAGAATTGTCGCCGTTTAAATTTATTACAAGATTACTCAAAGTAACGTCACTGTTATTAGCATACATTCCTATTCCGTTGCTGCCTACTGTTATTGTTCCTGTAGCCGAGACATTATCAATCTGATTCGCATAGACGCCTATTGCACTGTCACTGGCTCCAAGGTTCACATTTGATCCTGTACTTAGTATAAGACTGCTCGCACCTGTTCCTGCATTATCATTAGCGTATATTCCTATTACTCCTGCTGTTCCCGCATTAGAAGTTATCGAACCGCTGCTTGTTATATTTACTGTTTTATTACCATATGAAGTTGGTGATAAAATATCCTGATTTGAAATACCATATATTCCTATACCTTTATTCCCCAATAAGATACTTCCGGTATTTGTAACTGCTGTTCCATTTTCACCATACATACCCACACTGTCAGTACCAGTAACATTAATAGCTGTGTTATTAATAAGAGTTCCGTAATTTGCATACATTCCCATTGACGATGATCCCGTAAGTGCAATTGTTCCGTTATTAGTCAACGTTACCAGAGTGTTGCTTGCAGCACCTGAATACGAAGTCTGCCCCATTGCAAGTTTATTATTTCCGTCACCTTTTATTGTACTTCCTGATATCAGGTTCAGATTTGAAGAATAAAAGCTGTTTTTATTAAGGGCATCATTATCATTATCCAGATCAAAAACCTGATTTCCGCCGACATTATCAATATTAATCGTTCCTCTATTGATCGTTACATCTTTATAATTTCCTGATGAAGGATCTATGTTTAAGCCTGCTGTGGAAGCTGTAGGCAGGGCTCCTATAGAATAAGTTCCCGGACTGTCTAGCAGGAATACTGTAGAACCATCCTCCATTTTTAAATTAAGATTATTTAAGTTCACGTAAGATGTGGGAATCATTGACAGAGGTCCATCCACAAAAAAGGCTGTTCCTCCTGATTTTACATTTGCTGTTGAAGAACTTAAAAATGTTATCGTAGAATTAGCCGGTGTTGAAGATGCATAAAACAATATTCCCCCGGAAGATGCTTCTGCTGTTATATTATCGAGCTTAATATCCGAACCGTTATACGAGAAGAAACCTATTCCGCTGTTTGTTGCTTTCACTGTTGTATCTTTTATTGTATTAGTAGTATTTTGGTTTGCAAATACTCCTGTTGCTTTTTTACCGTCTGCACTTATTACTTTTGTTCCTCCCCCGTCATTGGTAAAGTTGGCTCCTTGAGATAATAAAATACCTATAGTTCCTTCAGCGTTGCTTCCTGTTGATTTTACATATATATTTCCTTTATTTATAAATGAAGAAGAAATCTGATGAAAAATTCCTGCACTTAATTTAGAGGAATTATTTACATCGAGTGTTATGTCTCCTGTATTTTCTATAGTTCCTGTACCTGCTGAACCATAAGTTATTATTCCGTAAGAATTTTCTCCGGTTATATTTATTTTAGCGGAATTATTTATCGTCTGACTTCCCGGAATATCAGTTATAATTCCCATTGAATTGGATTCCAGATTTATTTCACCGTCAGAAATATCAACAGTCATTGTAGGAAATGAAGTTAACAGCATATTTATCGCTTTACTGTAATTTCCAACAGTATTAGTATCTCCATAGACATTTATAGTTCCTACCTTTAGTTCCGATTTATTAAAAATACTTTCTGACTGACCAGATAATGTAAGTTCAATTCCCACGGAATTTTCTCTTACATTCATTATTCCTCCGCCCGAAGCATCATAAATACCTGTTGACCAGTCTTGAAGATATCCAAGAGCATTTGTCAGATTTATTGTTCCATTATTTATTACAGTGTGCTGTCCAAGTGCAGTAGAAGTCAAATGCCCGAAATGATGAGCCATAACCGTTCTAGAATAAGGAATATTCCCTACTCCCTCAACTGTAATTACACCATCATTGATGATTTTCATAGGATTTGGATCACTTCCGTATGCATTAGCTGTTGCATA
Above is a window of Sebaldella sp. S0638 DNA encoding:
- a CDS encoding autotransporter domain-containing protein, yielding MKQKKKLLISFMALNAVLTSGIEASGNAGTGKYDRMYNNAVKNLEQNKSNNKNYQIIERVLKEKNKELKDLYVQSDYIVKPEYLEWQVFFSAGYEEYGKGVDNSSDNARYNSKVSGYYDADGNYMVTSGSKGGISGKPYQPLQTPKEINLGVNIPISGISRDPLELNINPKTVNVMTPSQKIVEAPNPNVVLLNLSGIEVPTAPVPPTGLGSSGVILNPSIVTISNPLYTSNPGVINSLNLDTDGTNDGYYVFQGSNESIEFTGTNNIIGSKGALLSTNSATTYTNLYVKNSGILNVSDSSMGDAPVGVQHETFNTGNLIFENTGKIDVHYGTNMSTERLFFEGSIELQNKSGGEIIFKNENGNSMKELYATANAYGSDPNPMKIINDGVITVEGVGNIPYSRTVMAHHFGHLTSTALGQHTVINNGTINLTNALGYLQDWSTGIYDASGGGIMNVRENSVGIELTLSGQSESIFNKSELKVGTINVYGDTNTVGNYSKAINMLLTSFPTMTVDISDGEINLESNSMGIITDIPGSQTINNSAKINITGENSYGIITYGSAGTGTIENTGDITLDVNNSSKLSAGIFHQISSSFINKGNIYVKSTGSNAEGTIGILLSQGANFTNDGGGTKVISADGKKATGVFANQNTTNTIKDTTVKATNSGIGFFSYNGSDIKLDNITAEASSGGILFYASSTPANSTITFLSSSTANVKSGGTAFFVDGPLSMIPTSYVNLNNLNLKMEDGSTVFLLDSPGTYSIGALPTASTAGLNIDPSSGNYKDVTINRGTINIDNVGGNQVFDLDNDNDALNKNSFYSSNLNLISGSTIKGDGNNKLAMGQTSYSGAASNTLVTLTNNGTIALTGSSSMGMYANYGTLINNTAINVTGTDSVGMYGENGTAVTNTGSILLGNKGIGIYGISNQDILSPTSYGNKTVNITSSGSITSNAGTAGVIGIYANDNAGTGASSLILSTGSNVNLGASDSAIGVYANQIDNVSATGTITVGSNGIGMYANNSDVTLSNLVINLNGDNSLGYYIDGNTSSFAGTGTINIDGQNVTLFNINSNSTSIDFSGITVGTVTAGSNYTLGSLVNGKMTYGSSALLATNGTMLNGKYTNIYLNSSSDITSEAGATGVVAVALDGQYTGGSPITPGVDGKNDGLIVLGDSSAGLYGKNGARFENTHIITVGNDSTGIYTEGASSSIINTGTITIGNNSQGMYLKNGDTINNGGSIISSGINNVGIFADNVLNPVVNSGLIDLSGDKSVGIYKTGAVNSISNSGTVKIGASSDLNDPGIGIYSNTAGDTITNTGTIETGKNSIGIYAEGAAVNQNNILKTGESGTGIYTKGGTVTLGTASYTEVGSNESVGIYGTNGTHITNNSTNTTVIGAGAYGFILETGSVLDNYGLLSLNGKGTAVYSAGANTVNNYAGADINMSGDSNIGIFMVSGGTANNAADINGTAGKSNIGIYNKNGTITNTGTISVGDSVLAYKSDGSVDYDNSGYAVGIYGDGSYINNTGATNIGENGIGLYTRNNPVSVVNQGNITGTGKGAVGLFVDNGTVENALGTTITMTGDDSIGMVANKNGTIINNGDIIMTGNNVSGMFANINSHAVNNGSINMSGATGDKSTAFLLGAGSTFENNGTLVLGSNAVISGMAGETYKIPSIINGGIIQSDGALAADGISLAIKVNPESVVYQSTVSSGSQFVANGTSIIADTLTTNKPIVILPGFADGTNANVYKIENAVVASGGNYEFVSGSLLWEATPEATGTGANVYMERKSFTTYTDGLWFEDFGNALEEKFLGSTGDAMKIYNKTGYIETEEEFRHIMGSLAGNTYANMNQRENDIARTLENSMLTLHESPNNTKENVKISVIGGKGKNKEETDGVTPYDYTTAGVLALREVERTYRHTFGYSLGYLHTGFEFKDGNDSEEKADTIQLGVHNKYKANDWVLRNDLTGRVSFHNVDRNIDWGSSLGKSEMNGTYETYSITSDNILGKNFDLSKGLSIMPYGAFRAMYVTRPTFSESGLESLEIEGNDAWSVKPRAGVELTGSLPLGSKAAWQLKGTLDFAYEYELADLNERENARLTAIEDNYHKLAKPQDEKGTFRTKGMLGIAAEDRYGLFLTGEYSTGNDKGDDYRTGIMLKAVF